The Nitriliruptor alkaliphilus DSM 45188 genome includes a region encoding these proteins:
- a CDS encoding methyl-accepting chemotaxis protein, producing the protein EAGKGFAVVANEVKELAKETASATEEISSRIATIQSDSDVAVGAIGEIGGIIGRIADMQNTIASAVEEQTATTNEISRNVNEAARGSAEIAENIGSVAQAAGETSQGASRTQDAAVELRAVAADLQALVDGGGSDDADQLVSQGQVPGAVPSYA; encoded by the coding sequence GGAGGCGGGCAAGGGGTTCGCGGTGGTGGCCAACGAGGTCAAGGAGTTGGCCAAGGAGACCGCGTCGGCGACCGAGGAGATCAGTTCGCGGATCGCGACCATCCAGTCCGACTCGGACGTCGCGGTGGGTGCGATCGGAGAGATCGGCGGGATCATCGGTCGGATCGCGGACATGCAGAACACGATCGCGTCGGCGGTGGAGGAGCAGACGGCGACCACCAACGAGATCTCGCGCAACGTGAACGAGGCGGCGCGGGGTTCGGCGGAGATCGCGGAGAACATCGGGTCGGTGGCGCAGGCGGCGGGGGAGACCTCGCAGGGTGCGTCGCGGACCCAGGACGCGGCCGTGGAGCTGCGTGCGGTCGCTGCGGACCTCCAGGCCCTGGTCGATGGTGGAGGCAGCGACGACGCCGACCAGTTGGTCAGCCAGGGGCAGGTCCCCGGCGCCGTCCCCTCGTACGCCTGA
- a CDS encoding methyl-accepting chemotaxis protein, producing MALDATGTGRRTQRPHLIPEHPMDLSLSRVRLSRRLQLMTVIALVPAVLFAALQLLSLRGDQMAARENLVRTQVESQLTIIGHFHALEQAGEMDTATAQAAAADAVRTVRYDGEEYFWIQDTDLVMVMHPINEALIGEDLSGIADPDGKLLFIDFDETVAGEGSGFVDYLWPKPGQEAPEPKLSYVSGFEPWGWIIGTGIYVDDVAAVVKSEAIRLGLIFLLALALVGALTSFLARGVNAVIARSSGAVSTSSQSLAAVASQVGAAAEETATQANVVAAAGEEVSHNVQTVATAVEEMSASVREIATSSSNASQVAADAVRSAEATNENVAKLGESSAQIGKVIEVITSIAEQTNLLALNATIEAARAGEAGKGFAVVANEVKELAKETASATEEISSRIATIQSDTGEAVTSISSIVEVIARIADTQNTIASAVEEQTATTNEISRNVNEAARGSAEIAENIGSVAQAAGETSQGASRTQDAAVELRAVAAGLQTLVDGGSDDEQRGSPSIAGVAGRAVPVPA from the coding sequence ATGGCCCTGGACGCGACCGGGACCGGTCGCCGCACCCAGCGTCCCCACCTCATCCCGGAGCACCCGATGGACCTGTCCCTCAGCCGCGTCCGCCTCAGTCGGCGCCTGCAGCTCATGACCGTGATCGCGCTCGTGCCCGCCGTGTTGTTCGCAGCGCTCCAGCTGCTCTCGCTGCGTGGCGACCAGATGGCTGCCCGCGAGAACCTGGTCCGTACACAGGTCGAGTCCCAGCTGACGATCATCGGCCACTTCCACGCGCTGGAGCAGGCTGGCGAGATGGACACCGCCACGGCACAGGCCGCAGCCGCCGACGCCGTCCGGACCGTGCGCTACGACGGTGAGGAGTACTTCTGGATCCAGGACACCGACCTCGTCATGGTCATGCACCCGATCAACGAAGCGCTCATCGGTGAGGACCTGTCCGGCATCGCGGACCCCGACGGCAAGCTCCTCTTCATCGACTTCGACGAGACCGTCGCAGGCGAGGGATCGGGCTTCGTCGACTACCTGTGGCCGAAGCCGGGTCAGGAGGCTCCCGAGCCGAAGCTGTCCTACGTGTCGGGCTTCGAGCCCTGGGGCTGGATCATCGGCACCGGCATCTACGTCGACGACGTGGCGGCGGTCGTCAAGTCCGAGGCGATCCGTCTCGGTCTGATCTTCCTCCTCGCCCTGGCGCTCGTCGGTGCGCTGACCTCCTTCCTCGCCCGCGGCGTCAACGCGGTCATCGCACGCTCGTCCGGCGCGGTCAGCACCTCCTCGCAGAGCCTGGCTGCGGTGGCGTCGCAGGTGGGGGCTGCGGCGGAGGAGACCGCGACGCAGGCCAACGTGGTGGCAGCGGCCGGTGAGGAGGTCAGTCACAACGTGCAGACGGTTGCGACGGCGGTGGAGGAGATGTCGGCGTCGGTGCGTGAGATCGCGACCTCGTCGTCGAACGCTTCTCAGGTGGCTGCGGATGCGGTGCGTTCGGCTGAGGCGACCAACGAGAACGTGGCGAAGCTGGGTGAGAGCTCGGCGCAGATCGGGAAGGTGATCGAGGTGATCACGTCGATCGCGGAGCAGACCAACCTGTTGGCGCTCAACGCCACGATCGAGGCGGCTCGTGCGGGTGAGGCGGGCAAGGGGTTCGCGGTGGTGGCCAACGAGGTCAAGGAGTTGGCCAAGGAGACCGCGTCGGCGACCGAGGAGATCAGTTCGCGGATCGCGACCATCCAGTCGGACACCGGCGAGGCGGTGACGTCGATCAGCTCGATCGTGGAGGTGATCGCTCGGATCGCTGACACCCAGAACACGATCGCGTCGGCGGTGGAGGAGCAGACGGCGACCACCAACGAGATCTCGCGCAACGTGAACGAGGCGGCGCGGGGTTCGGCGGAGATCGCGGAGAACATCGGGTCGGTGGCGCAGGCGGCGGGGGAGACCTCGCAGGGTGCGTCGCGGACCCAGGACGCGGCCGTGGAGCTGCGTGCGGTCGCTGCGGGCCTGCAGACCCTCGTCGACGGCGGCAGCGACGACGAGCAGCGCGGCTCTCCTTCCATCGCAGGCGTGGCGGGACGTGCCGTCCCCGTGCCGGCCTGA
- a CDS encoding response regulator: protein MRAMIVDDSRATRAILGRILQELGFEVVEAADGRQALERLADASPVTLALVDWNMPVMNGLEFVKAVRQDPTNDGLRLLMVTTESDIDHMVSALEAGADEYAMKPFTAAVIREKLDLLGVTVQEGRS from the coding sequence ATGCGCGCGATGATCGTCGACGACTCCCGGGCGACCCGGGCGATCCTCGGCCGCATCCTCCAGGAGCTCGGTTTCGAGGTCGTCGAGGCGGCCGACGGCCGGCAGGCCCTCGAGCGCCTGGCCGACGCGTCGCCGGTCACGCTGGCGCTGGTCGACTGGAACATGCCCGTGATGAACGGGCTGGAGTTCGTCAAGGCGGTGCGCCAGGACCCCACCAACGACGGTCTGCGTCTGCTCATGGTCACCACCGAGTCCGACATCGACCACATGGTGTCAGCGCTGGAGGCCGGCGCTGACGAGTACGCGATGAAGCCGTTCACCGCGGCGGTCATCCGCGAGAAGCTCGATCTGCTCGGCGTCACCGTGCAGGAGGGGCGGTCGTGA
- a CDS encoding protein-glutamate methylesterase/protein-glutamine glutaminase — translation MTRVRVLVVDDAVVVRKIVTDALAQDPDIEVVGTAPNGRIALAKIPQVNPDVVTLDVEMPEMDGIATLTELRKLYPRLPVIMFSTLTERGAATTMDALLRGANDYVTKPANVGSVAEAQLRIREALIPRVHALGGRRPAAPRAAAPSVRPSVMRSPLARPTGSRRPTARVDAVVIGVSTGGPNALAEVVPALPADLPVPVYIVQHMPPMFTRLLAERLDATSSLQVREAIDGETVGPGQVRIAPGDAHLEVRRVGVQTRTVLSLAPPENSCRPSVDVLFRTAAATYGEHLLSVVLTGMGSDGRHGAEHVCERGGRVLAQDEASSVVWGMPGAVVQAGLVDEVLPLRAVAGAIQARVAAGRAAPARRSDPPSSSTPAEVRR, via the coding sequence GTGACCCGGGTCCGTGTGCTGGTCGTCGACGACGCCGTCGTGGTCCGCAAGATCGTGACGGACGCGCTGGCCCAGGACCCCGACATCGAGGTCGTCGGGACGGCCCCGAACGGCCGGATCGCGCTGGCCAAGATCCCTCAGGTGAACCCCGACGTGGTCACCCTGGACGTCGAGATGCCCGAGATGGACGGGATCGCGACGCTCACCGAGTTGCGCAAGCTCTACCCGCGGCTGCCCGTCATCATGTTCTCGACGCTGACCGAGCGCGGTGCGGCGACCACGATGGATGCCCTGCTGCGCGGCGCCAACGACTACGTCACCAAGCCCGCGAACGTCGGATCGGTCGCCGAGGCGCAGCTGCGCATCCGTGAGGCCCTGATACCGCGGGTCCACGCCCTCGGCGGTCGGCGACCGGCCGCGCCCCGCGCGGCTGCGCCCTCGGTCCGTCCTTCGGTCATGCGCTCGCCCCTGGCACGACCGACCGGCTCGCGGCGTCCCACCGCACGCGTCGACGCCGTGGTCATCGGGGTGTCGACGGGGGGCCCGAACGCGCTGGCCGAGGTCGTGCCCGCCCTCCCCGCTGATCTGCCCGTGCCGGTCTACATCGTCCAGCACATGCCGCCGATGTTCACGCGGCTGCTGGCCGAGCGGCTCGACGCCACGAGCTCGCTGCAGGTGCGCGAGGCGATCGACGGTGAGACGGTCGGCCCCGGTCAGGTGCGGATCGCCCCGGGCGACGCACACCTCGAGGTCCGACGTGTCGGCGTGCAGACACGCACCGTCCTGAGCCTCGCGCCACCCGAGAACTCCTGCCGTCCGTCGGTCGACGTGCTGTTCCGTACCGCCGCGGCGACCTACGGCGAACACCTGCTGTCGGTGGTCCTGACCGGTATGGGAAGCGACGGACGGCACGGCGCCGAGCACGTCTGTGAGCGGGGAGGGCGCGTCCTCGCCCAGGACGAGGCCTCCAGCGTCGTCTGGGGCATGCCCGGCGCCGTGGTCCAGGCGGGCCTCGTCGACGAGGTGCTGCCGCTCCGGGCGGTCGCGGGTGCCATCCAGGCGCGTGTCGCTGCGGGCCGCGCGGCACCGGCAAGGCGGAGCGACCCCCCCAGCTCGTCGACGCCCGCGGAGGTCCGCCGATGA
- a CDS encoding CheR family methyltransferase, which translates to MSTLSAPDLTYLRELIREQSAIVVDESKSYLIESRLGPVARRNGLGSLTDLVVRLRGERHGPLHDLVVDAMTTNETTFFRDVHPWTALEHDFIPKLLERRRAQRTLTFWNAACSSGQEPYSLAMLLRDRFPQVVANWNVRIIATDLSAEMLGRAAAGRFTQLEVNRGLPAPSLLRHFRRDGQMWQISDDIRSMVEFRALNLVHPWPFVPQVDVLFLRNVLIYFDVSTKQQILARVRTVLRPDGYLLLGTAETTLNVDDRFERITVDRATAYQPR; encoded by the coding sequence ATGAGCACCTTGAGCGCCCCCGACCTGACCTACCTGCGCGAGCTCATCCGTGAGCAGTCCGCCATCGTCGTCGACGAGTCGAAGTCCTACCTGATCGAGTCCCGTCTCGGGCCCGTCGCACGTCGCAACGGTCTCGGGTCGCTGACCGACCTGGTGGTCCGGCTCCGAGGCGAACGTCACGGACCGCTGCACGACCTGGTCGTCGATGCGATGACCACCAACGAGACCACGTTCTTCCGTGACGTGCACCCCTGGACCGCGCTCGAGCACGACTTCATCCCGAAGCTGCTCGAGCGACGTCGAGCCCAGCGCACGTTGACGTTCTGGAACGCGGCCTGCTCGAGCGGGCAGGAGCCCTACTCGCTCGCGATGCTGCTGCGTGACCGCTTCCCCCAGGTCGTCGCCAACTGGAACGTGCGCATCATCGCCACGGACCTGTCGGCCGAGATGCTCGGCCGCGCGGCCGCGGGACGCTTCACGCAGCTGGAGGTCAACCGAGGGCTGCCAGCGCCGTCGCTGCTGCGTCACTTCCGACGTGACGGCCAGATGTGGCAGATCAGCGACGACATCCGCAGCATGGTCGAGTTCCGGGCGCTGAACCTGGTGCACCCGTGGCCGTTCGTGCCGCAGGTCGACGTGCTGTTCCTGCGCAACGTCCTCATCTACTTCGACGTGTCGACCAAGCAGCAGATCCTCGCGCGCGTACGGACCGTGCTGCGTCCCGATGGCTACCTGCTGCTCGGCACCGCCGAGACCACCCTGAACGTCGATGACCGGTTCGAACGCATCACCGTCGATCGAGCCACCGCCTACCAGCCGCGCTGA
- a CDS encoding chemotaxis protein CheX — translation MNLNDVDLTLIASEIWAAILGLELKPNPAADAHAPDERVVTGCVQITGDWAGAVTVQCSDRLARRATSLMFAMEEEEVSEEEVSDTIGELANMTGGNVKSLLDGSCQLSLPSVTTGRDYAVVIPGASPIDRVTVECDGELIVMSILQRS, via the coding sequence ATGAACCTGAACGACGTGGACCTCACCCTGATCGCCAGCGAGATCTGGGCCGCCATCCTGGGCCTCGAGCTGAAGCCCAACCCGGCGGCCGACGCCCACGCACCCGATGAGCGGGTCGTGACCGGGTGCGTGCAGATCACCGGGGACTGGGCCGGCGCTGTGACCGTGCAGTGCTCGGACCGGCTCGCCCGTCGCGCCACCAGCCTGATGTTCGCCATGGAGGAGGAGGAGGTCTCCGAGGAGGAGGTGTCCGACACCATCGGCGAGCTGGCCAACATGACCGGCGGCAACGTCAAGTCGCTGCTCGACGGCAGCTGCCAGCTGTCGCTGCCCTCGGTGACCACCGGACGCGACTACGCCGTCGTCATCCCCGGCGCGTCACCCATCGACCGTGTCACCGTCGAGTGCGACGGTGAACTGATCGTCATGAGCATCCTCCAGCGCTCCTGA
- a CDS encoding response regulator has translation MKILVVDDSRAMRAIVKRALSGLDRVAGATIIEAADGREGLTSVQTEAPDLVLSDWNMPEMTGIEFLQALNEGGHTVTFGFVTSESTPEMHELAKAHGAKFLVSKPFTPESIDQALAGAL, from the coding sequence GTGAAGATCCTCGTCGTCGACGATAGCCGCGCGATGCGCGCCATCGTCAAGCGCGCCCTCTCGGGCCTCGACCGGGTGGCCGGTGCCACCATCATCGAGGCCGCCGACGGCCGTGAAGGCCTGACCTCGGTGCAGACCGAGGCCCCAGACCTCGTCCTGTCCGACTGGAACATGCCCGAGATGACGGGCATCGAGTTCCTCCAGGCCCTCAACGAGGGCGGTCACACCGTGACCTTCGGCTTCGTGACCTCGGAGTCCACCCCCGAGATGCACGAGCTCGCCAAGGCCCACGGCGCCAAGTTCCTGGTGTCCAAGCCCTTCACGCCGGAGTCGATCGACCAGGCGCTCGCAGGAGCCCTGTAG
- a CDS encoding HD domain-containing phosphohydrolase — MTVQLAELGHPAATTGQLRLRLTGVPESARQRLMAVGAEIVEDGELHAEVLSTRLRPEEMAEVSHRLADTPHPVIVLAHTGAERLAADLVGAGAIGLVGEGNEEALLGLVEDERSPGALLTSFERRFGDSGASDARGRDPQTGLSDRRGFERRIGTLGDSGETPRVVFLRIVSDRWVTPTPDGVVVLQRRRLASAMSHVIAAVGAELYSTGPGEFGLVGPDLSPNAIEALGGRLVEVARTFRDRGLPLRLVLGHAGPESSTDPEELVDLARRALDVAAVDGTRNVLGGEQLALGVSVTTELEASLKLVAAVEGLMPEGKGHGERVGRIAAELARTLAWSPAAVARIQLAGHLHEVGRAGLPREAIGGPDGLTGELLEAWRTFPVRGAAALRLTAGPVVAATVHAQRERWDGDGFPEGRRGEEIPEAARVLAVAHTIETLISADRTATSATIADRLRGRAGNELEPDLVEAAVTAMPALTAAGRADV; from the coding sequence GTGACCGTGCAGCTGGCTGAGCTCGGCCACCCTGCGGCCACCACGGGCCAGCTCCGGCTCCGGCTCACCGGGGTCCCCGAGTCGGCGCGGCAACGGCTGATGGCCGTCGGCGCCGAGATCGTCGAGGACGGCGAGCTGCACGCCGAGGTGCTCTCCACCCGGCTGCGCCCCGAGGAGATGGCCGAGGTCTCCCACCGCTTGGCGGACACCCCGCACCCGGTCATCGTCCTGGCCCACACCGGCGCGGAGCGGCTCGCTGCCGACCTGGTCGGAGCCGGCGCGATCGGTCTCGTCGGCGAGGGCAACGAGGAAGCGCTCCTCGGCCTGGTCGAGGACGAGCGCTCCCCTGGCGCCCTGCTGACCTCGTTCGAGCGACGGTTCGGTGACAGCGGGGCCAGCGACGCCCGCGGTCGCGACCCGCAGACGGGCTTGTCCGACCGCCGCGGTTTCGAGCGGCGCATCGGCACCCTCGGTGACTCCGGCGAGACCCCGCGCGTCGTCTTCCTGCGCATCGTCTCGGACCGCTGGGTCACTCCCACCCCGGACGGTGTGGTCGTCCTGCAACGCCGCCGCCTCGCGTCGGCGATGTCCCACGTCATCGCCGCCGTCGGCGCCGAGCTGTACAGCACCGGGCCGGGCGAGTTCGGCCTCGTCGGTCCGGACCTGTCACCGAACGCCATCGAAGCCCTCGGTGGGCGCCTGGTCGAGGTCGCCAGGACCTTCCGGGACCGCGGCCTGCCGCTGCGCCTCGTGCTCGGCCACGCCGGTCCCGAGTCGTCGACCGACCCCGAGGAGCTCGTCGACCTCGCTCGGCGGGCCCTGGACGTCGCCGCCGTCGACGGGACCCGCAACGTCCTCGGTGGCGAGCAGCTCGCCCTCGGCGTGTCGGTCACCACCGAGCTCGAAGCCAGCCTGAAGCTGGTGGCGGCCGTGGAAGGTCTCATGCCCGAGGGCAAGGGGCACGGTGAGCGGGTCGGTCGGATCGCCGCCGAGCTCGCCCGGACCCTCGCCTGGTCACCCGCTGCCGTCGCCCGCATCCAGCTGGCGGGCCACCTCCACGAGGTGGGCCGCGCCGGCCTACCCCGCGAGGCGATCGGTGGCCCCGACGGGCTGACCGGTGAACTGCTCGAGGCGTGGCGCACGTTCCCCGTCCGGGGAGCGGCGGCGCTCCGACTGACGGCGGGGCCCGTGGTGGCCGCGACCGTCCACGCTCAGCGTGAACGCTGGGACGGCGACGGGTTCCCCGAGGGACGCCGTGGCGAGGAGATCCCCGAGGCCGCACGCGTCCTCGCGGTCGCCCACACCATCGAGACGCTGATCAGCGCGGACCGGACCGCGACCTCGGCGACCATCGCCGACCGTCTCCGCGGGCGTGCGGGCAACGAGCTGGAGCCCGACCTGGTCGAGGCCGCGGTGACCGCGATGCCCGCGCTGACCGCCGCCGGTCGCGCCGACGTCTGA